Proteins from a single region of Apium graveolens cultivar Ventura chromosome 7, ASM990537v1, whole genome shotgun sequence:
- the LOC141674766 gene encoding putative mitochondrial protein AtMg00820, producing the protein MESIEQNKTWTLTELMAYRKVIGLKWIYKLKRNANGEIIKYKTRLVSKRYVQEQGVDFDEIFAPVTRLKTVRFLLVLNEFKQQMNDWFEMNDLGRLSYYLGMEVQQMKDCIELKQSAYTKKILEKAGMQAFNPNKYPMDPNEHLTKDEGGKLVDPTEYKSLVGGLRYLVHTCLDMAMLWG; encoded by the exons ATGGAGTCTATTGAGCAGAATAAGACATGGACACTGACAGAATTAATGGCTTATCGCAAAGTAATAGGCCTGAAATGGATATACAAGCTGAAGAGGAATGCTAATGGGGaaataataaaatacaaaacaAGGCTCGTCTCCAAAAGATACGTACAAGAGCAGGGGGTGGACTTTGACGAAATTTTTGCTCCGGTCACCAGGCTCAAGACTGTTCGCTTTCTGTTG GTACTAAATGAATTTAAACAACAGATGAATGATTGGTTCGAAATGAATGATTTGGGGAGGTTGTCGTACTATCTGGGAATGGAGGTTCAACAAATGAAGGACTGTATAGAGCTAAAACAGTCAGCTTACACAAAGAAAATATTGGAGAAGGCTGGAATGCAAGCTTTTAACCCCAATAAATATCCTATGGATCCGAATGAGCATTTGACTAAGGACGAAGGCGGGAAACTGGTGGATCCAACAGAATACAAAAGCTTGGTTGGAGGACTTCGCTACCTTGTGCATACATGTCTCGACATGGCTATGCTGTGGGGATAG